The genomic segment TGGGATCGAGCCGGACTTCCACGGGGCAGTCTTTTCGCAGTCCGACGAGGCAGAATATACAAGGTCTGGCGCGAGTTCGATATGCCGGTGGACCCGGCAGTCATTACCCGACAACTCGATTGACAATCGGCGCCGTCATCGTTGGAGCCGGCCGGGGAGAACGACTCGGCGATTCGACTCCCAAGTGTCTTGTGAAGGTGGCTGGAGTTCCGCTCCTGGCCCTCGCAGCGGCGCCCTTCCAGGAATGCTCTGCAATCTCAAGGATCGCCCTGGTGGTACCGGGAGGTTTTGAGGAAGAGGTTCGTCAACATACCCGAGATTATGGGCTAATGAAGGTCGCAGTTGTTATCCCCGGTGGCGAGAGGCGTCAGGATTCGGTCGAGGGTGGGATTAATGCAATCGGCCCTGACTGCGACGGGGTTCTGATTCACGACGGCGCGCGGTCGCTCGTCTCAACAACGTTGATCGACGCCGTTTGCACCGCTCTTGCCGACTATGAAGCCGTCCTGCCGGGGTTAGCCGTAACCGACGCAATGCACATAAAGAACGGCGACCACGCAGACCGGGGTCTCGATCGCCGTTCATTGGTTGCCGCTCAGACGCCACAAGGCTTTCGGCGGGACCTTTTGTTTGAGTCGTTGGCTCGAGGACGCGAGCGAGACTTGACGGCTGACGACGAAGTCAGCCTTGTCCGGGAGACCCATGGCGTCCGGGCGCGCATCATTGCGGGCGAGCGCGGCAACGTGAAACTAACCTGGCCGGAAGACCTAATGAATTACCGCGCAACGTTGATCGAGAGGGCACTGGCAATGGGAGGCCACCTTTGACCGGTCAAATCCGCATCGGCGAAGGTTACGATGTCCATCGCCTCGTTCCGGGGCGACCGCTCGTGCTGGGTGGCGTCCATTTCCCTTACTCGCTCGGACTGGCCGGACAT from the Calditrichota bacterium genome contains:
- a CDS encoding 2-C-methyl-D-erythritol 4-phosphate cytidylyltransferase, with the protein product MGSSRTSTGQSFRSPTRQNIQGLARVRYAGGPGSHYPTTRLTIGAVIVGAGRGERLGDSTPKCLVKVAGVPLLALAAAPFQECSAISRIALVVPGGFEEEVRQHTRDYGLMKVAVVIPGGERRQDSVEGGINAIGPDCDGVLIHDGARSLVSTTLIDAVCTALADYEAVLPGLAVTDAMHIKNGDHADRGLDRRSLVAAQTPQGFRRDLLFESLARGRERDLTADDEVSLVRETHGVRARIIAGERGNVKLTWPEDLMNYRATLIERALAMGGHL